The following is a genomic window from Synergistaceae bacterium.
GTGAATCATCGCTCTCTGGCCATTTTTTATACGCACAAATGCGCCATACGGCATAATCTGCTCCACGACGCAGAAGACCATCTCTCCCGGCGATAGGGGAGAGACTTCGGTTTTTTTTTCGTCCGCCATGCAGTTGTCAACCCTCCACGATTGTTTGGTGAACCGAATGCGGCTACAGGGCCGCAATAAGGAGCAATTGTTGTTCGGGCGAAAACCACCTCCGCAGATCGTCTTCCGGATCGCCTAAACGTCGACCTGTCTCCACTCGAGCCTGCCTCCGGCGCTGAAATTCCTTACCAGCAGCAGGGCACCGACTCTATGCGCTTTTTGAGGATTATACCAGACTATCAGGGTTCCTTTATCCTTATTGAAGATACTTTTTATCATCCCGTCCTCGAAGACCGGGTAGTAAAGCGCAAGGGGCGACTCGCCCGCGCTGGAGAGGCGCCCCCTCCCGTCGTACCACTGCAGTCGATTCCCGACCTCGAAGGGCAGGGAGGCGACCCTTTTCAAGCCTCTCCTGTTTTTGACCGAGAGACGCTTGACACGGCGTATTGCGGCCTTTTCAAATCCCAGGATCTTGCGACCGCCCACCTTGACCTCTCTGTTCAGCGTGACCGGCACGGACTTCACCTGCCTGGTCATGCTGTCGAAGGCACCGTGCGGAAGGCGGAAGCCCTTAGCCTCGATCCTCATCCCGGCCCCGAGGAGTTTCGAGCCGAAGGCCCGCTCCGGCTTCCTAAGCGGGCGAACCTCAAGCTGCCGCGCGACTGTCTGAATATCCACCTTCCTCTCCTCTGTGCGAAGCGAACGGACTTTAGCCTTTCCGAGGAAGAGCCTTGCAAGAAAGGTGCGAATATCCTCAGTCGCCACTTTGCTCCTCGCCCAGCGCAGCCAGGGCCTTGGACATGCGGGAGAACGGCTCCAGGAGGTCCATCGTGGAGGCGGCCTCAACCAGTATCGACGCCACGGCCTTCGCCTCCTCCTCCTTGGATCTGCTCAGCGGCAGCGAGATGCGCAACGGAGCGCTCATCGGGTCGGCCTGAACCAGGTACGACCCGGGGTCGTTCTGTTTTTCCGTGTCCCCCACGGCGTCCATGGGCGCCCTGCTGGTGGGGGCGAGCAATACTGCCTTCGCCCTAGCCGTGCGGGAAAGGGACTCGAGAAGGTCGGCGTCCCTGCAAATCCAGAGAGTCGGCTGCACTTCCACGGCTCCGACTATGTTCTCAAGTATCAGTTCCTCTTTAAGGTAGACGTCCAGCGCTCCCCCGTAAAGAATTTTTTCTATTCGGGAGGGCTTGATCGGGTCGGTGTAACGGAAGTCGGCCGGGATCCCCCGAAAGTCCGTGACCAGAACGGCACCGCGAAACACCCCGCCCGAGCCGTCCACCAGGATGTAGCCCAGGTTTTTTCCTCCGTAGTGAGAAGACAATGCGATGCCCCTCTCCGCTCAGGCGTAAAGGTCGAACTTGCCCGTGTCGGCAAGCGAGGACTCGGGCGCCTGCTTCTTTCCGGACGCTTTCGACCCTCCCGGTTTTCTTCTGCGTCGCCCCTCCCTCTTCTCCTCCTCTTCCTGTCGCTTCTTTCTGGCGATCCCCTCTTTTTCGGCGGAGGGGTCCATCTGTTGCACTGAAAAATCCCTTTGTTCAGCGGCTGCAAGCACCTCTCCCTGTTGCCCGGCCTGCGCGGCTGCGGCGGCCGGGTCGCGCGTCTGCTGCGCAGTGTGCTCGAGGTTCCAGTGAGCCAGCTGCAGGTTGACCGGCGTGACCACGGGCCTCCACTCCTTTCAGTTATATTTCGGGCCGGTCAGTGATCGTACGGCCTGATCCTTATCTCCCCGTCCTCGAAGACGAAGGAGCAGAACATCTGTTTCTCCCTGACGATGTAAGCCATTCCGCGGATGGACACGGTGACGCCCGGATGGCAGACACCCTTGACACGGACGGAGCCCCTGTTCTTGCTGCTCTCCATCTGCTCGTCTATGTCCCGCAACTCCTCGCGCAACGAGTGAAGCTTGTTTTGCATCTGGAACTTGGCCTTTGTCAGGCTTATCATCAGTGCTCTCTTGTTGTCGTCCAGCTGCTCCGTCTCCTCGGCTTTTTTCAGAAAGCCAAGGTTTGCCTCGACCTTGCCCTCCTTGTCCTCTGTCTCCGCGATGATGGCCACGAGCTGCTTCCTGCGCTCGGAGATCTCGGGGAGGACGCCGACGGCGACCTCGGTTTTGGTCCCCATTTCGCTTCCGAGCGTGAGGCATGCCACCTCGAGCCCCGCCTGGATCTTCCCGCCCGCGATCTGGGCCTTGGCCCCTCCCATGACGGTGATCTTCTCTCGGGCAGCAAGGTCGCTGTGAAGCACCGCGTTGGTCACGGTGATATTCCGACCGCTGCGCAACCTAGCCTGGTCTATGAAACCGACCGATATCTCGCCCTCGGCCTCTAGGTTCGCCTTGTTCATCCCCCTCACGCCGCCGCTGATCACGATATTGCCCTTGCTTGAAAGGTGCGCTCCCTCCACTACTCCCCGAATCTCTATGTTTCCCGTGGTGACGATCTCGAAGCCCTCGCGGACGGCTCCGTTCACCACGACCGTTCCTATGAAGTTGATGTTTCCGATGCTGTAATCCACATCGCCATCCACTTGGAAAACCGGGATAACGTTGATCTTGTTGCCCTTCACTACAAGGTTTCCGTCGATCAGGGCGTGAAGCGACAGGCCATCCTCGCTCGCGTAGGTCCCCGCACCCGCCGGAAGGGGACGGTCCTTGCCCGGTTTGCTCTTGATGGGATCGCCCTTCACGGTGACACCCTGGACTCCCTCCGTGGGCGGTTTTTTTACGGCCAGGAGCTGGTCCTTCAGTATGATCGTGACTATTCCGAGGTCCTTCAGATCCACCCTCCCGGACTCGTCCTCCTCCTTGGGCCTCGCGACGGCGGATTCGACCACGTACTCGATCTCGGCGTCCACTCCGTCCACGGAGGGCGTGCCGTATGCGACAGGCACCCAGATGCGGGCGTTCTTCTCGGATATCATGGATTTTATGACACCGGGGTCGATCCCCTCCACGACGCCCTTTTCCCCGAGAAATTGAAGAACTGTCTCAACGGAGGGCCAGGGTAGGTCGGCAAAAGGAGGCTCTATCCACAGCTCGGCTATCAACCCGTCCTGGCTCGTCCTGACGTCGAACCCGGCGGCTTTTTCACGGGAGGGATCTCTGTCGGCGATCCTTCTGGCCTCCTCGGTCCTCTCCTCGACGTATTTCTCCACTGAGACCGAGTCGTAGCCATCGAGGCCCTGAGACTTGAGAAAACCAACCACGTTCGACATAGTAATCTCGGCACCCTCTCCGGCCTTTAGGTACACTCCGTCCTCGCGGACCTCCAGCTGGAAATAATCGATAGACACGAGCATCACCACCCCAAGTGAAAACGGTCATTCACGCAAGACCAGGAAGGCCCTTAGCGAGGCCAACGCCTTGCCGTGTATCTGAGACACTCTTGACTCCGTAACCCCCAATATCCGGCCGATCTCCTTCAGTGTCAAGCCTTCGTAGTAGTACAGGGATACAACCTGTACCTCCCTCTCCGGCAGGGACTTCAGCGCTGCGGTCACCTTCGCCGCCTCGTCCCCCTCCTCGAGGAGGTCGATGGCCGATGCCTTTTCATCGGGTATTATGGCATCGCGGGTCACCTCGCCCTCCTCCAGGGAGAGCACCTCGTCAAGAGAGACGATGTAGCTGCGGCTGGAGAGCTCGAGGGTTTCGCGGTACTCCTTCTCGCTCGCGCCCATGGCCTCCATCACCGCCTCGTCGGAGAGGACTCCCTTCTCCTGGAGGACGGACTCCATGGCCCTGCCGAGCCTCTGCAACTTTTCCCTGCCCGTCCTGGAGATCCAGTCGTACTTGCGCAGCTCGTCAAGTATCGCCCCGCGAATTCGCGGCACGGCGAAGGTTTGGAACGAGAAGCCCTTGGAGATGTCGAAGCGGTTGATCGCATCCAGCAGGCCGAACACTCCGAAGCTTAGCAGATCCTCGTAGTCCAGCCCGGAGGGCGGCGACACAGCCATCCGCGCCGCGACGTACTTCACCAGGGGAAGGTATCTTTTTACCACCCTCTCCCTGTTCTTCTCGTCCGGCGTGGCGATGTATTCCTCCCACAGAGCGGCGTCCGATGTCTTCAGGGCCAAGTCCGCCCGCCCCCTAGCTCCGATAGAGGATGTAGATCAACAGGCCTATCGCGATCGTGAAGACCAATCCGGGCAGGGCCTTTTTCGTCACGGTTTTAAGCCCGGCGCCTGCCTCCTTCATCGTAAAGAGAGGCGCGATCTTCAGTCGCAGGTCGGCGCTCACCCTGGCCAATCCCTCTATCCCCTTGCTTATGAAGAGCTTGATGAGATACTGCCCGCTCGGCAGCCTCTCGACGGAGGTCACCTGGAAGGCCGGGTGTTCGCCGGCCCTTGACAGAATCTTGTCGATGACGCTAGACAGGGCACCGGTCTTTACCACCTCGACGTACAGGTAGTCACCCGAAGAGATCTCCGAGACCGCCTTCCCCTTCACCGGATCGAGGATGGGCTTGCAGTTTATCAGAACCTTGGAGAGGCCGAGGGTCAAAGGCGTTTCGGACTCCGATTCCGTCACCTCAGCCTTCTCCACCTCGCCGAGCCCTCCCATGTCGAGCCGCGTCTTGTTGAACGTCTCGATCGAGAGGTCGAATACTATCTCGCTGTGATAGACCATCAGGAAGGACTTCTCAAGGGCCTCCGTTATGTACTCCTTCTGCGAGGCGGAGGAGTACAGGGTGTTGACGGCGGTGGGGGAAAAGACCTCTTTGATAAGCTGCATGACCTTTGGGAAGAGAGCTCGGTCAGGAGTGTTGCCCATCTTTTGGATGGCGTTTCTGACGGCCTCCCAATCGGCATGAATGTTGAAAGACACCGGCAGCTCCCTGCTGCTGACCCACATGGTGGTGTCGACCAGCTCTCCCGATCTCCCCTCGGCGATCACGCAGGCCGCTCCGCCCACCTCGCCCTTTTTCCGCGTCTCGAAGCGGAGCTTTATGGCTATGTAAGAGGGAGAGAGCGCGTTTATAAGCGACAGCACGTGATTGGGGTCGGCGGAGGTCGACGAGAGAAGGACTCCAAGGGCGTCCCTGGTACAGCCGAACATCGAGCACAGTTCATCCACCGTGTCCGGAGGCAGCGCATCGACCACGGAGGCTGAATTTTCATAAGCCCCGGTCTCCGCGTAGCCAGTAGAAGTCGTTTCTCCGAGGACTTCTTCGACATGCTCGAACTCAGAATCCATACGATCATCTCCCTTCTCCGGTTCGGTCAAATTTCTATCTTCCCCTTCCCAAGCACCTTGACCGTAAGCATCCATGTCGTCGTGGAGAACTCGATCGTTCGTCCCTTGTTGCCTCCGACATCGAATTTGACTATCGATATGCCGGTCCTTTTGAGCAGCAGTTCGGTCTCCTTGGCATTCCTGCTTCCCACTGCGAGGAAGTCGGTTTGTGCGCCGGGCAGGGCGAACATCTGGGACCCTCCGGCGTACTTCGCCTTAAGCCTCGTCCGCAGCGCCCCCTTGGCGCATACCATGTCTATCAGCTTCGGAATGGCGGTATCCGCGAACTTTCCCGGCTTCTCAAGCGCCTTGGCTCCCGCTCCCCTGCTGTCCGGCAGCATTATGTGCGCCATCCCCGCCACTTTGGCGGACTGGTCATATAGAACAAGGCCGATGCACGAGCCCAGCCCCAGGGTTACAAGCACTTCCGGGGCGGAGACGACAATTATATCGGCCATACCCACATGATGGGCCCTATCCATGGATCAAAGCACCTGCAGCTTTCCAAAGAGTATTTCCAACGATCCCGGGTCGGGGAGCAGCACAACCTTGCCCGAGACATCTCTGTCGAGGTCGCTCACCTTGAGCGTGGTATCGACGAGAAAGGCGTATTCCCCCGCCTGACCGAAGATCGACGCCACTACCTCAAGCACCGCGCCCATCATATCGTGGGCGACCCCGGGCACGGAGATGCTATGCGTTCCGCCTATGAGGACGTTGACCGCGTTCAGGAAGGAGCTCAGGATGATATTGCCCACTTCGGTGAGCACGCTGTCCCTCATCTCGTCGGGCAGATCCTCCGGGAGCATGCCTCCCATCTGATGCATGATCAAAAGGTCGACCATCGTCTGGGCGTCCTCCTCGTCCTGGAAGAAGATGAGGCTGCACGGGAAGTCTCCGTCCGAACGGACGAAGACCGCCGCGATCTCCTTCAACGGGTCGCCGTAGTACTCGGCGAGCTCGTAGATGGAGACCAGCTCGGCCTTCGGGACATCCATATCCACCGTGCGGGACAGCATGGCCGACAGCGCCGTCGCGGCGTTGCCGGCGCCGATATTGCCGACCTCTTTCATGGCGTCCAGCTGAATGCTGCTAAAATTTTCAACCTCCATGGAAATGCCGCGTCCTTCCCTATTTGAATTTTTATCTGCCGTGCAGGCCCGCGACGTCCAGGATCAGAGCCACGTTTCCATCTCCAAGTATCGTGGCGCCCGCTATGCCCTTAATCTTCGACATAAAGCGTCCCAGTGACTTGATGACGATATCCTGCTGGCCGATCAGCTCGCTGACGATGAAGCCCACCCTGTTGCGTCCCATCCTGACGACCACCACCGGGAACTCTTCCCTCTGCTCCCGCGAGCAGTTCGGAGTCTGCAGAATCATCGAAAGATCGTACAGCGAGAGCACCTCTCCCCGAAGCAGCGTCGCCGGGGTTCCGTGAACGGTCTTGACGTTCTCCTTTTTCACGAGGATGGTCTCTTCGACGTTCTCCAAGGGAAGGGCGTATGTCTCCTCTCCGACCTTGATCAGAAGCGCGAGGACTATCGCAAGGGTCAGGGGAAGCCTCAGATAGACGTTGGTCCCGGCACCCAGCTCCGTCGAGATGTCAAACTGGCCGCCGAGCGCCTCGACCTTTGTCCTCACGGCGTCCATGCCGACTCCCCTGCCGGACAGATCGGTGACCTCGTCCGCCATGCTGAAGCCCGGCAGAAGGATCAGGTTGACCATCTCGTCGTCGCTCATGGCGGCGGCCTCCTCCTCGGTGACGACGCCGTTCGCCAGCGCCTTCGTCCTCACCTTGGCGGCGTCTATCCCCTTGCCGTCGTCCATCACCTCTATTATGACCCCGCTGCCCTCCTGGTAGGCGGAGATCTTTATTGTGCCCTTGGCGGGCTTGCCCACGGATTTCCTGTCCGCCTTCCTCTCTATTCCGTGGTCGATCGAGTTCCTGATGATGTGGACCATCGGCTCGCCGATCTCGTCGATGACCGTGCGGTCGAGCTCCGTCTCCTGACCCTCCATTATCAGCTGGATCTCCTTGTCAAGAGACTTGGAAAGGTCCCGGACCAGGCGCGGGAAGCGCTCGAATATGAAGGACACAGGGACCATGCGCAGCTTGGTCACAAGCTCCTGGATGTCGCCCGATATACGACCGAGCTGTGACAAGGGCTCGTCGAACTGGCGAAGTTGCGCCTCCTGGACCAGCCTCTCTATCCGGGCGCGCCCGATGACCAGCTCGCCCACCAGGTTCATGAGCTTGTCCAGGTGACCGATGTCGACCCGTACCGTCTGCCCCTGCTTCTTCTGCGCGGGGGTCGGCTTGGCCTTCACGGGCGGTGCCTGTCGCACGGCCCTTTTCTGCGCTGCCGGCCCGGCCTCCACGACCGAGGCCTCTTCCTCCGGCGTCTCGTCAAGCTCGGTCTCTCCCGCAGGCGAGGAGAGTTCCCTTAC
Proteins encoded in this region:
- a CDS encoding DUF342 domain-containing protein, encoding MSIDYFQLEVREDGVYLKAGEGAEITMSNVVGFLKSQGLDGYDSVSVEKYVEERTEEARRIADRDPSREKAAGFDVRTSQDGLIAELWIEPPFADLPWPSVETVLQFLGEKGVVEGIDPGVIKSMISEKNARIWVPVAYGTPSVDGVDAEIEYVVESAVARPKEEDESGRVDLKDLGIVTIILKDQLLAVKKPPTEGVQGVTVKGDPIKSKPGKDRPLPAGAGTYASEDGLSLHALIDGNLVVKGNKINVIPVFQVDGDVDYSIGNINFIGTVVVNGAVREGFEIVTTGNIEIRGVVEGAHLSSKGNIVISGGVRGMNKANLEAEGEISVGFIDQARLRSGRNITVTNAVLHSDLAAREKITVMGGAKAQIAGGKIQAGLEVACLTLGSEMGTKTEVAVGVLPEISERRKQLVAIIAETEDKEGKVEANLGFLKKAEETEQLDDNKRALMISLTKAKFQMQNKLHSLREELRDIDEQMESSKNRGSVRVKGVCHPGVTVSIRGMAYIVREKQMFCSFVFEDGEIRIRPYDH
- a CDS encoding FliA/WhiG family RNA polymerase sigma factor is translated as MKTSDAALWEEYIATPDEKNRERVVKRYLPLVKYVAARMAVSPPSGLDYEDLLSFGVFGLLDAINRFDISKGFSFQTFAVPRIRGAILDELRKYDWISRTGREKLQRLGRAMESVLQEKGVLSDEAVMEAMGASEKEYRETLELSSRSYIVSLDEVLSLEEGEVTRDAIIPDEKASAIDLLEEGDEAAKVTAALKSLPEREVQVVSLYYYEGLTLKEIGRILGVTESRVSQIHGKALASLRAFLVLRE
- a CDS encoding chemotaxis protein CheD, giving the protein MDRAHHVGMADIIVVSAPEVLVTLGLGSCIGLVLYDQSAKVAGMAHIMLPDSRGAGAKALEKPGKFADTAIPKLIDMVCAKGALRTRLKAKYAGGSQMFALPGAQTDFLAVGSRNAKETELLLKRTGISIVKFDVGGNKGRTIEFSTTTWMLTVKVLGKGKIEI
- a CDS encoding chemotaxis protein CheC — translated: MEVENFSSIQLDAMKEVGNIGAGNAATALSAMLSRTVDMDVPKAELVSIYELAEYYGDPLKEIAAVFVRSDGDFPCSLIFFQDEEDAQTMVDLLIMHQMGGMLPEDLPDEMRDSVLTEVGNIILSSFLNAVNVLIGGTHSISVPGVAHDMMGAVLEVVASIFGQAGEYAFLVDTTLKVSDLDRDVSGKVVLLPDPGSLEILFGKLQVL
- a CDS encoding chemotaxis protein CheA, with protein sequence VRELSSPAGETELDETPEEEASVVEAGPAAQKRAVRQAPPVKAKPTPAQKKQGQTVRVDIGHLDKLMNLVGELVIGRARIERLVQEAQLRQFDEPLSQLGRISGDIQELVTKLRMVPVSFIFERFPRLVRDLSKSLDKEIQLIMEGQETELDRTVIDEIGEPMVHIIRNSIDHGIERKADRKSVGKPAKGTIKISAYQEGSGVIIEVMDDGKGIDAAKVRTKALANGVVTEEEAAAMSDDEMVNLILLPGFSMADEVTDLSGRGVGMDAVRTKVEALGGQFDISTELGAGTNVYLRLPLTLAIVLALLIKVGEETYALPLENVEETILVKKENVKTVHGTPATLLRGEVLSLYDLSMILQTPNCSREQREEFPVVVVRMGRNRVGFIVSELIGQQDIVIKSLGRFMSKIKGIAGATILGDGNVALILDVAGLHGR